One window of the Flavobacteriales bacterium genome contains the following:
- the pdxH gene encoding pyridoxamine 5'-phosphate oxidase: MDLRNQRTDYSKGILSEENAGNNPFDLFRNWFENANQTEAEANAMVLSTIFENQPHSRIVLLKELIDDTFVFYTNYLSDKGKAITQNNNVSLLFFWQQNQQQVRIEGIAEKVSSSTSDEYFYSRPIESQIGAIASMQSSVLTNREWLEKKVEELSEYYKTHKIIRPEHWGGYAVFPSKIEFWQGRSSRLHDRIVFEKINNEWSKKRLSP; the protein is encoded by the coding sequence ATGGATTTACGCAATCAACGAACCGATTACTCTAAAGGCATTTTATCTGAAGAGAATGCAGGAAATAACCCATTTGATTTGTTCAGAAACTGGTTTGAAAATGCCAACCAAACCGAGGCGGAGGCCAATGCTATGGTTTTATCCACCATTTTCGAAAATCAGCCTCATTCAAGAATTGTTTTACTCAAAGAATTGATTGACGATACCTTTGTTTTTTACACAAACTATTTGAGTGATAAAGGAAAAGCCATAACTCAAAACAACAATGTTTCTTTGCTTTTTTTCTGGCAACAAAATCAGCAACAAGTGCGAATTGAAGGAATAGCAGAAAAGGTAAGCAGCAGTACTTCTGACGAATATTTTTACAGCAGGCCCATTGAAAGCCAAATTGGAGCCATTGCCTCCATGCAAAGCTCGGTTTTAACCAACCGTGAGTGGCTTGAAAAAAAAGTAGAAGAATTATCCGAATATTATAAAACGCACAAAATCATTCGCCCTGAGCATTGGGGTGGGTATGCCGTTTTTCCTTCAAAAATTGAATTTTGGCAAGGCCGCAGCAGCCGATTGCACGACAGAATTGTATTTGAAAAAATAAACAACGAGTGGTCGAAAAAAAGACTTAGTCCGTGA
- the folP gene encoding dihydropteroate synthase has protein sequence MGILNVTKDSFFDGGVYSSTDLAMQQAKKMIDEGVNIIDVGGASSRPGADEVSLEEELKRVIPVIEMLSKKFLNIPISIDTNKAEVARQAVHIGASIVNDISAGDDDKHMLETVSKLRVPFVAMHKKGSPKTMQKNPQYEDVVQEVLDYFIQKVDECRKHGIIDLIIDPGFGFGKTVEHNYLLLKHLNVFSEVLNVPILAGLSRKSMINKVLNTTPNESLNGTTALNMVALLNGANILRVHDVKEARQVVQLFEKLKNS, from the coding sequence ATGGGCATATTAAATGTTACCAAAGATTCATTTTTCGATGGAGGGGTGTATTCATCCACAGATTTGGCCATGCAGCAGGCGAAAAAAATGATTGACGAAGGGGTAAACATTATTGATGTGGGTGGTGCTAGTTCACGACCCGGAGCAGATGAAGTTTCTTTGGAAGAAGAGCTAAAAAGAGTGATTCCTGTTATTGAAATGCTCAGTAAAAAATTTCTGAATATTCCCATTTCTATTGATACCAACAAAGCCGAGGTAGCAAGGCAAGCGGTACACATAGGGGCGAGTATAGTAAACGATATTAGTGCAGGAGACGATGATAAACACATGCTGGAAACCGTGTCAAAATTGAGAGTTCCTTTTGTGGCTATGCACAAAAAAGGTTCGCCAAAAACCATGCAGAAAAACCCACAATATGAAGATGTGGTGCAAGAGGTGCTTGATTATTTTATCCAAAAAGTGGATGAATGTAGAAAGCATGGAATTATTGATTTAATCATCGACCCTGGATTTGGATTTGGCAAAACAGTGGAACACAACTATCTGTTGTTAAAGCATTTGAACGTATTCTCAGAGGTGCTAAATGTGCCCATTTTGGCTGGACTCTCCCGAAAATCGATGATAAATAAAGTGCTAAATACCACTCCCAACGAATCGTTAAATGGCACCACGGCATTAAATATGGTTGCCTTGCTCAATGGAGCAAATATATTGAGGGTGCACGATGTAAAAGAAGCAAGGCAGGTTGTGCAATTGTTTGAAAAATTAAAAAACTCATAA
- the yidC gene encoding membrane protein insertase YidC, with amino-acid sequence MDRNSIIGYVLIFLIFVGWILFDSYQKAEELEAQKIEQSKQDSIAHAQFVADSIAGKLTAHTEAKDTNIATPDSLIPPVMAVPEKTFVLKNNDLSIELSSKGGTVSKVQLLNYKRSDSSDLVLLEKGKNRMNYSIPMKSGVVQTNELDFELKSMDEKSMVLIHRFAGGGAIEQEYKLGDNFLVDYSFRLVDLQNSIHKNVTGIDMNWESDLVLQEKIIDDERNVATVCYKYKDDKGYDDLSASKDDEDQLQKGVWWLSFKQKFFMSTLIFPNGLERSGAKISVREPETNEIVKSMSALVALQYGFAQSDEHKMQFYFGPNHYQTLKKLDVGLERTIDLGPKIFRWVNKWAVIPIFNWLSKYIKSYGLIILLLTLIIKLVLVVPMYKSYVSSAKMRILKPELDEIKEKTGGDLAKAQQEQMKLYKRAGASPLGGCLPQLVQLPILIALFRFFPSSIELRQKSFLWAKDLSTFDDPIRWSGDFWPIGDHISLFCLLMAASSFLSIIYNAQSTAGVNNQMKYIMYFMPVMLFFWFNNYSAGLSYYYLLANLITFGQNIIFQKFIVDEDKIRAQIEENKRKKVTVKTSRFQKRMEEYAKKRGIDPKNLRR; translated from the coding sequence ATGGATAGAAATTCGATTATTGGATATGTATTGATTTTTCTAATTTTTGTTGGATGGATTTTGTTTGATTCCTACCAAAAGGCAGAAGAATTGGAAGCTCAAAAAATTGAGCAGTCAAAGCAAGATTCAATTGCACATGCACAGTTTGTTGCCGACTCTATTGCCGGAAAGTTAACGGCACACACGGAGGCCAAGGATACAAACATTGCCACGCCAGATAGTTTAATTCCTCCGGTGATGGCCGTGCCTGAAAAAACATTTGTTCTGAAAAACAACGACCTTAGCATTGAGCTTAGCTCAAAAGGCGGAACGGTTAGTAAGGTACAGTTGCTTAATTACAAACGTTCCGATTCTTCTGATTTGGTTTTGTTAGAAAAGGGCAAAAATCGGATGAATTACAGCATTCCTATGAAATCAGGGGTAGTCCAAACGAATGAGCTTGACTTTGAGTTAAAATCGATGGACGAAAAATCAATGGTGCTTATTCACCGATTTGCAGGTGGTGGTGCTATTGAACAAGAGTATAAACTTGGAGATAACTTTTTGGTTGATTACTCATTTCGGTTGGTTGATTTGCAAAACAGCATTCATAAAAACGTTACGGGAATCGATATGAATTGGGAATCTGACCTGGTTCTACAAGAAAAAATTATTGATGACGAGCGTAATGTGGCTACGGTATGTTATAAATACAAAGACGACAAAGGCTACGATGATTTAAGTGCATCAAAAGACGATGAAGATCAATTGCAAAAGGGAGTTTGGTGGCTCAGTTTTAAGCAAAAATTCTTTATGTCAACGCTTATCTTTCCGAATGGACTTGAACGGTCTGGGGCGAAAATAAGTGTTCGCGAACCTGAAACGAACGAAATAGTAAAATCGATGTCGGCTCTGGTGGCGTTGCAATATGGTTTTGCCCAATCTGATGAGCATAAAATGCAATTTTATTTTGGGCCAAATCATTATCAAACCTTAAAGAAATTGGATGTAGGACTTGAAAGAACCATTGACCTAGGACCAAAAATATTTAGATGGGTTAATAAATGGGCGGTTATTCCTATTTTTAACTGGCTTAGTAAATACATCAAAAGCTACGGTTTGATTATTTTGCTATTAACCCTGATAATCAAATTGGTTTTGGTGGTGCCGATGTATAAGAGTTACGTTTCATCCGCCAAAATGCGAATTTTAAAGCCGGAACTCGATGAAATAAAAGAAAAAACCGGAGGTGATTTGGCCAAAGCTCAGCAAGAGCAAATGAAGCTATACAAAAGGGCAGGGGCGAGCCCGCTGGGTGGTTGTTTGCCACAGTTGGTGCAGTTGCCCATCTTGATTGCCTTGTTTCGCTTTTTCCCCAGCAGCATTGAGCTACGACAAAAAAGCTTTTTGTGGGCAAAAGATTTGAGTACGTTTGACGACCCCATACGTTGGAGCGGCGATTTTTGGCCTATTGGCGACCACATCAGCTTGTTCTGTCTGCTCATGGCGGCTTCCTCGTTTTTGTCTATAATCTACAACGCACAAAGTACTGCCGGGGTAAATAATCAAATGAAATACATCATGTATTTTATGCCGGTAATGTTGTTTTTCTGGTTCAATAATTATTCAGCCGGATTGAGTTATTACTATTTGTTGGCCAACTTGATTACGTTTGGTCAAAACATTATTTTCCAAAAATTCATTGTTGACGAGGATAAAATTAGAGCCCAAATTGAAGAAAACAAACGCAAAAAGGTGACTGTAAAAACTTCTCGTTTCCAAAAACGAATGGAAGAATATGCCAAGAAACGAGGCATTGATCCTAAGAATTTAAGACGATAA
- the pckA gene encoding phosphoenolpyruvate carboxykinase (ATP), with amino-acid sequence MKNHPLIDRIMANAGECFVNLTPDQLIDHALKNNEGQLTDNGALAADTGEFTGRSPKDKFVVKDAITENTVWWGNINQPFEPAKFDALLEKVVNHYKGKRLYIRDAYACADPTYRMNIGVVTESAYQNLFANNLFLRPTAEEAANQTPEWLVVAAPSFKAVAEVDGTRQHNFTIVNFTQKIILIGGSGYTGELKKGIFSVLNYTLPENDGVLSMHCSANIGKNDDTAIFFGLSGTGKTTLSADPERRLIGDDEHGWAEGTVFNFEGGCYAKCVDLTEEKEPQIWNAIKRGALVENVRFFPGTNRVNYEDISVTENTRVAYPINHIDNIAVPSIGGEPKNIFFLTADAFGVLPPISRLTPGQAGYHFISGYTAKVAGTEAGVTEPQATFSACFGAAFLPLHPAKYAAMLGNKMRASNVNVWLINTGWSGGPYGVGSRMSLKHTRAMITAALNGELDNVEFDTHRVFGLQMPTSCPNVPTEVLSPRNTWSDKAAYDAKANHLAGLFNENFKKYEEGANDEIKSAAPKAISAS; translated from the coding sequence ATGAAAAATCATCCGTTAATCGACAGAATCATGGCCAATGCAGGCGAATGTTTTGTCAATCTTACTCCCGACCAACTAATTGATCATGCACTAAAAAACAACGAAGGCCAGCTTACCGACAACGGTGCTTTGGCGGCCGATACAGGCGAGTTCACTGGTCGCTCGCCAAAAGATAAATTTGTGGTTAAAGATGCCATCACCGAAAACACCGTTTGGTGGGGCAATATCAACCAACCGTTTGAGCCGGCAAAATTTGATGCATTGCTCGAAAAAGTGGTAAACCACTACAAAGGCAAAAGACTGTATATTAGAGATGCGTATGCCTGTGCCGACCCAACCTACCGAATGAATATTGGTGTGGTGACCGAATCGGCCTACCAAAACCTATTTGCCAACAACTTGTTTCTTCGCCCTACGGCAGAAGAAGCGGCCAATCAAACTCCTGAGTGGTTGGTAGTGGCAGCTCCAAGTTTTAAAGCTGTTGCTGAGGTTGACGGAACACGTCAGCACAATTTTACCATTGTAAACTTTACTCAAAAAATTATTTTGATAGGTGGTAGCGGATATACCGGGGAGTTGAAAAAAGGTATTTTCTCAGTGCTGAACTATACGTTGCCCGAAAACGATGGTGTTTTGTCGATGCACTGCTCAGCAAACATTGGCAAAAATGATGATACAGCTATTTTCTTTGGCCTTTCTGGAACAGGAAAAACAACACTAAGTGCCGACCCAGAGAGAAGATTGATTGGTGATGATGAGCATGGTTGGGCAGAAGGAACTGTTTTTAACTTTGAAGGTGGTTGCTATGCAAAATGTGTGGATTTGACCGAAGAAAAAGAACCACAAATTTGGAATGCTATCAAGCGTGGTGCGTTGGTTGAAAACGTTCGATTTTTCCCCGGAACAAATCGGGTGAATTACGAAGACATTTCGGTTACAGAAAACACACGTGTGGCCTACCCGATAAACCACATCGACAATATCGCAGTTCCATCTATCGGTGGCGAACCAAAAAATATTTTCTTCCTAACAGCGGATGCCTTTGGGGTTTTGCCTCCTATTTCAAGATTGACACCCGGACAAGCCGGATACCACTTTATTAGTGGATATACAGCAAAAGTTGCCGGAACAGAAGCCGGTGTTACCGAGCCTCAAGCCACGTTTAGTGCATGTTTTGGTGCAGCCTTTTTGCCGTTGCATCCTGCCAAATATGCAGCTATGTTGGGCAACAAAATGAGAGCCTCAAACGTAAATGTTTGGTTGATAAACACAGGCTGGAGCGGCGGCCCTTATGGAGTAGGCAGCCGAATGAGTTTGAAACATACCCGTGCGATGATTACGGCAGCTTTGAACGGCGAATTAGACAATGTTGAGTTCGATACACACCGAGTGTTTGGTTTGCAAATGCCAACTTCTTGCCCAAATGTTCCCACCGAGGTATTGAGTCCAAGAAACACTTGGTCAGACAAAGCGGCTTATGACGCAAAAGCCAATCACTTGGCAGGATTGTTCAATGAGAACTTTAAAAAATACGAAGAAGGTGCAAACGATGAAATTAAATCGGCTGCTCCAAAAGCTATTTCAGCTTCGTAA
- a CDS encoding translation initiation factor has translation MAKNKKSNSLSDLGGMVYSTNPDFSFDDAQEQYEELANDQQTLYVSADKKQRKGKVVTLIEGFEGSDEVLIELGKKLKSKCGAGGSVKDGEIIVQGNFVDKVMDILKADGFKVKRKGG, from the coding sequence ATGGCAAAAAATAAGAAGAGCAACAGTTTGAGCGATTTGGGTGGCATGGTTTATAGCACCAACCCCGATTTTTCGTTTGACGACGCACAAGAGCAGTACGAAGAATTGGCCAACGACCAACAAACACTTTATGTGAGTGCCGATAAAAAGCAGCGAAAAGGCAAAGTAGTTACCTTAATAGAAGGGTTTGAAGGCAGCGATGAGGTATTGATCGAATTAGGCAAAAAACTAAAAAGCAAATGCGGAGCAGGCGGCAGCGTTAAAGATGGCGAAATCATTGTGCAAGGCAATTTTGTGGATAAAGTCATGGACATACTAAAAGCCGACGGATTTAAAGTGAAGAGAAAAGGAGGGTAG
- a CDS encoding Fic family protein — MEKIKQHIAEVQKNLERLTEKKIELQKHRPFSSNSLSRLRDELALEWTYNSNAIEGNTLTLQETRLVLEDGMTVGGKSLREHFEAVNHKEAIDFLQGLIADNFLLTDRIISDIHFIVLKNILPDYSGRYRTMGVRIGGANFTPPNALKVDELMGELISEFNSNFNSLHPVVMATWLHHRFVWIHPFADGNGRTIRLVYNLFLMSMGYPPAIILKADRKKYYAALNAANEGNYSKLLLLMCQASERSLDIYLSNLNNYSDEYKPIGSIVEEENLPYGQEYLSLLARQGKLSAYKEGHLWHTRPTEVKNYIESRKRKRK, encoded by the coding sequence GTGGAAAAAATAAAACAACATATTGCCGAGGTACAGAAAAATTTGGAAAGGCTAACAGAAAAAAAAATAGAACTCCAAAAACATCGACCATTTTCATCCAATTCCCTTTCACGACTTCGGGATGAATTGGCACTGGAATGGACATATAACAGCAACGCCATTGAAGGAAATACGTTGACCCTACAAGAAACCCGATTGGTTTTGGAAGATGGAATGACCGTTGGCGGAAAGTCCTTGCGAGAGCATTTTGAAGCAGTTAATCATAAAGAAGCAATTGATTTTCTTCAGGGTTTAATCGCTGATAATTTTTTATTGACCGACCGAATTATATCTGACATCCATTTTATTGTCTTAAAAAATATTCTGCCCGATTATTCGGGAAGGTATCGCACTATGGGTGTACGTATAGGCGGAGCCAATTTTACTCCTCCCAATGCTTTAAAAGTTGATGAATTAATGGGTGAATTAATTTCTGAATTTAATTCTAATTTCAACTCACTTCATCCTGTGGTAATGGCCACATGGCTGCATCATCGCTTTGTTTGGATTCATCCCTTTGCCGATGGAAACGGCAGAACCATTCGATTGGTTTACAATCTTTTTCTGATGAGCATGGGCTATCCACCAGCCATAATATTAAAAGCCGACCGCAAAAAATATTATGCCGCCCTAAATGCCGCCAACGAGGGCAACTATTCAAAACTGTTGCTCTTGATGTGTCAGGCTTCTGAGCGAAGTTTGGATATTTATTTAAGCAATTTGAATAATTATTCGGATGAATACAAACCTATAGGCAGCATTGTGGAGGAAGAAAACCTACCCTACGGTCAAGAATACCTCAGCCTATTGGCTCGTCAAGGAAAACTTTCGGCCTACAAAGAAGGTCATTTGTGGCACACCAGACCCACCGAGGTTAAAAACTATATAGAGAGCCGAAAAAGAAAAAGAAAATAG
- a CDS encoding glycosyltransferase, producing MSLNLAVCIPAYNEPNITDCLNSLAKCQKPSNNLLIVLVVNSGENESDNILSQNNETILEAKNWIPNKPDWIDIETINLTSVDRKIAGVGNARKVAMDAASKKFTDKKNTVLICFDADCTCSENYLTEIERTFSKPKIDAASIYFEHEINATLHEIIDYELFLRYHIQSLKHINYPYAIHTIGSSMAIRANTYHAFGGMNQRKAGEDFYFLHKIIPYRNVAEITKCTVYASNRSSDRVPFGTGHAVEKHKQSVCKTYYTYHPNLYLYAGRLVELFRDMNSSKIDTLPKPLKSFLDNEQFDSVLSNFKKQCKTPEQLKQFLMRWLNGFRMLKLIHYLRDTEQINVPINEAVTLFWQHKFHQKLNLSNYEWLLKFRKLEK from the coding sequence GTGAGTTTAAATCTTGCTGTTTGCATTCCGGCATACAACGAACCCAACATTACTGATTGCCTAAATAGTTTGGCTAAATGCCAAAAACCATCGAACAATTTGCTGATTGTTTTGGTGGTAAACAGTGGCGAAAACGAGTCAGACAACATTCTTTCTCAAAACAACGAAACCATTTTAGAAGCGAAAAATTGGATACCGAATAAACCTGACTGGATTGACATTGAAACAATTAACCTCACCAGTGTGGATAGAAAAATTGCCGGTGTAGGCAATGCACGAAAGGTGGCCATGGATGCCGCTTCTAAAAAATTTACCGACAAAAAAAATACCGTTTTAATTTGTTTTGATGCCGACTGCACGTGCTCCGAAAACTATCTTACCGAAATTGAACGGACTTTTTCAAAACCCAAGATAGATGCCGCAAGCATTTACTTTGAACATGAAATAAATGCAACACTCCATGAAATAATAGATTACGAATTATTTCTGCGATACCATATTCAAAGTTTGAAACATATAAACTACCCGTATGCCATACACACCATTGGCAGCAGCATGGCCATTCGAGCGAATACCTACCATGCTTTTGGAGGAATGAACCAACGCAAAGCCGGAGAAGATTTTTATTTTCTTCACAAAATTATTCCCTATCGAAATGTGGCGGAGATAACAAAATGTACCGTTTATGCCAGCAACCGCAGTTCCGACCGAGTGCCTTTTGGAACAGGCCATGCGGTGGAAAAACACAAACAATCCGTTTGCAAAACATACTACACCTACCATCCAAATCTTTATCTGTACGCGGGGCGGTTGGTTGAGCTATTTCGCGACATGAACAGTTCTAAAATTGATACGCTTCCGAAACCATTGAAGAGCTTTCTCGATAATGAACAATTTGATTCAGTGTTATCAAACTTTAAGAAACAATGCAAAACTCCTGAGCAGTTGAAACAATTTTTAATGCGTTGGCTAAACGGTTTCAGAATGCTCAAACTCATTCATTATCTAAGAGATACCGAACAAATAAACGTCCCCATAAACGAAGCTGTTACTTTATTTTGGCAGCATAAATTTCATCAAAAGTTAAACTTGTCGAATTATGAATGGTTGTTGAAGTTCAGGAAATTGGAAAAATAA
- the ffh gene encoding signal recognition particle protein, whose translation MFENLSVKLEKAFKTLKGQGKISEINVAETVKEIRRALIDADVHYNIAKDFTNRVKDKAIGQNVLTSVSPGQLLTKIVNDELVELLGGQTSEANLNGSPAIVLIAGLQGSGKTTFSGKFAKYVKSKGKNPLLVAGDVYRPAAIDQLKVLGEQIGVQVYTEEGNKNPVDIAQNAIKFAKLHQHNLVIIDTAGRLSVDQEMMDEISNVKKAVSPNEILFVVDSMTGQDAVNTAKAFNDVLDFSGVVLTKLDGDTRGGAALSIKSVVNKPIKFVSNGEKMDALSVFHPDRMATRILGMGDIVSLVERAQDTYDKEEAERLNKKIRKNQFNFDDFYGQLQQIKKMGNIKDLMGMIPGVGKAIKDIDISDDAFKNVEAIIQSMTKKEREFPEIIDGSRRKRIASGSGNSITEVNKLMKQFDEMKKMMRSFNKMKPNSRFGQMPKIGK comes from the coding sequence ATGTTCGAAAATTTATCGGTTAAATTAGAAAAAGCATTCAAAACCCTAAAAGGTCAGGGCAAAATATCTGAGATAAATGTTGCCGAAACGGTAAAAGAAATCAGAAGAGCTTTGATTGATGCAGACGTTCATTACAACATTGCTAAAGATTTCACAAATAGGGTAAAAGATAAAGCCATTGGACAAAATGTGCTGACCAGCGTATCGCCCGGCCAGCTTTTAACCAAAATTGTAAACGATGAATTGGTTGAACTTTTAGGTGGGCAAACTTCTGAGGCAAACCTCAACGGAAGTCCGGCTATAGTATTGATTGCAGGTTTGCAAGGTTCGGGTAAAACCACTTTTTCGGGCAAGTTTGCAAAATATGTAAAAAGCAAAGGCAAAAACCCTCTGTTGGTGGCCGGAGACGTTTATAGACCCGCGGCTATTGACCAATTAAAAGTTCTTGGTGAGCAAATAGGTGTGCAGGTTTATACCGAAGAAGGAAACAAAAATCCGGTGGACATTGCTCAAAATGCCATAAAATTTGCCAAACTACATCAACACAACTTGGTTATCATCGACACCGCTGGTAGGTTGAGCGTTGATCAAGAAATGATGGACGAAATTAGCAATGTTAAAAAAGCAGTTTCGCCCAACGAAATACTGTTTGTGGTTGATTCCATGACAGGGCAAGATGCGGTAAACACCGCCAAAGCATTCAACGATGTACTTGATTTTAGTGGTGTGGTTTTAACCAAACTTGACGGCGATACACGTGGTGGTGCGGCTTTATCCATAAAAAGTGTTGTAAACAAACCCATAAAATTTGTTAGCAACGGAGAAAAAATGGATGCTTTATCTGTTTTTCACCCCGACAGGATGGCTACCCGAATTTTGGGTATGGGCGACATCGTTTCACTGGTAGAGCGGGCTCAAGACACCTACGACAAGGAAGAGGCCGAGCGACTGAACAAAAAAATCAGAAAAAACCAATTCAATTTTGACGACTTCTACGGACAGTTGCAGCAAATCAAAAAAATGGGAAATATTAAAGATTTGATGGGCATGATACCTGGTGTGGGCAAAGCCATAAAAGACATTGATATTTCGGACGATGCTTTCAAAAACGTGGAAGCCATCATTCAATCCATGACCAAAAAAGAAAGAGAATTTCCTGAAATTATCGATGGCTCAAGAAGAAAAAGAATTGCCTCTGGTAGCGGCAACTCTATAACCGAGGTAAACAAATTGATGAAACAATTTGATGAAATGAAAAAAATGATGAGAAGTTTCAACAAAATGAAGCCAAACAGCCGATTTGGCCAAATGCCAAAAATAGGCAAGTAA
- a CDS encoding DoxX family protein, producing the protein MKHIVTFCRILIGLLFIYGGLTKLDDPTGFQYKLEEYFTVFSSDVAPTQDSIITDFTIGDKKEIVTTLLTQFDKNFSLTITQDDWKEDAAGRLASEIHVYNDGNLAFSHTLTSLDSQVAAQNLTINSNISGKNILSKKVSLGMPASESQSAEADVQSYIKPKNGLMKLFEKMHKNALYLSIFMSWLEAILGFALLIGWQPKFTVWSLTALILFFTFLTYYSWTYNKVTDCGCFGDALKMTPKESFFKNLITIALIIVLIVWNKHIKPIFSNPFGAKILTILTILLLGFAAYCKHYLPVVDFLHYAEGTDLRKGMEIPEGERSVPHTRTVWLYKAKDGSDKTIHVKYDSDTKVFDPVIDYSKWIFVKVLEENTIEEAYEPPIHDFVFNDADGNDHIEEFWTSKDKLLIVSPDLSKSNEKAFKKLQEIAKAWKKSGKEVWALAAATKEEADAFRHELQLSDIQFYYGDKTNIKSIIRSNPGLLLIGDTSVVVKVWPSTRLPSAEKLLKMAE; encoded by the coding sequence ATGAAACATATTGTTACTTTTTGCCGAATACTCATAGGTTTACTCTTTATCTATGGCGGACTTACCAAACTTGACGACCCAACGGGTTTTCAATACAAATTGGAGGAATATTTCACTGTTTTTAGTAGTGATGTTGCCCCTACACAAGATTCCATTATCACGGATTTTACTATTGGCGACAAGAAGGAGATCGTTACTACCCTACTAACCCAATTTGACAAAAACTTCAGTTTAACCATTACACAAGATGATTGGAAAGAGGATGCTGCGGGACGATTGGCCTCCGAAATTCACGTATATAACGATGGTAATTTAGCTTTTAGCCATACACTAACCTCATTAGACAGCCAGGTGGCCGCACAAAATCTGACCATAAACAGCAACATTTCCGGCAAAAATATCCTTTCAAAAAAAGTGAGTTTGGGAATGCCTGCCAGCGAATCGCAGAGTGCTGAAGCTGATGTTCAATCATACATCAAACCAAAAAACGGATTGATGAAATTGTTTGAAAAAATGCATAAAAATGCGTTGTATCTATCCATTTTTATGAGCTGGCTTGAAGCCATTTTAGGTTTTGCATTGTTGATTGGTTGGCAACCAAAATTTACCGTTTGGTCACTTACTGCACTCATCTTATTTTTCACCTTTTTAACCTATTACTCTTGGACATACAATAAAGTGACAGATTGCGGTTGTTTTGGTGATGCACTAAAAATGACACCCAAAGAATCCTTCTTTAAGAACCTCATAACCATTGCTTTAATAATTGTTTTAATTGTTTGGAATAAACATATCAAACCCATTTTTTCTAATCCGTTTGGAGCCAAAATTCTAACAATTCTTACCATTTTATTATTGGGATTTGCGGCCTATTGCAAACATTATCTGCCGGTGGTCGATTTTTTGCATTATGCCGAAGGAACCGACCTAAGAAAAGGCATGGAAATTCCGGAAGGCGAACGCAGTGTGCCGCACACCCGCACCGTTTGGCTATACAAAGCCAAAGATGGCAGCGATAAAACAATCCATGTAAAATACGACAGCGATACAAAAGTTTTCGACCCTGTCATTGATTATTCAAAATGGATTTTTGTAAAAGTGTTAGAAGAAAACACCATCGAAGAGGCTTACGAACCGCCCATTCACGACTTTGTTTTTAATGATGCTGACGGAAACGATCACATTGAGGAGTTTTGGACATCGAAAGACAAACTTTTAATTGTTTCTCCCGACCTTTCAAAAAGTAATGAAAAGGCATTTAAAAAACTACAAGAAATAGCCAAGGCTTGGAAAAAAAGCGGCAAAGAAGTTTGGGCATTGGCGGCAGCCACCAAAGAAGAGGCCGATGCCTTTAGGCACGAGTTGCAGCTATCAGACATTCAATTTTATTATGGCGACAAAACCAATATTAAATCCATTATTCGGTCAAACCCGGGCCTTTTGCTCATTGGCGATACGTCGGTGGTGGTAAAGGTTTGGCCATCTACACGACTTCCATCGGCAGAAAAGCTACTTAAAATGGCCGAATGA